One window of the Candidatus Diapherotrites archaeon genome contains the following:
- a CDS encoding S16 family serine protease yields MKKFFLVFVLLILFSFNVSAVITNGSMKIFAVTGDGGAISADLTLTIEPGTGKIWSSVNPLVGTTTQSAERTALKLARNYYSKIEDYDYKFDINSDASMVEGPSAGAAMALLTISMLEDKKLDARVGITGTISEDGTVGSVAGVFEKSKEAARTGIRLFMIPKGSAKQMIKTDSTVKNINLVDYAIQEWTLKVVEVQGIDEVLKLAFTPIEQIDVNKGSAGPEEIFEPKPIPLDSSLYPMQSLTKEMIEETKERINEAKASLSNTRLSDQAQINFLLSMLNSAESTLKETQSLYDNNYLYSAANNAFLANVYASLVKDVSDNPSLLDDSSTLFKRRLEELGNDITNLKANLDSFVPIDQLDWYIAAQERLAWSQLNLEKLQQPKTTIVVDIREGSTTNSTALEDIQDYEFAVSWYKASKSFYEIAKNSTAMVKPDDHFKGASDNYLVNAENGIKVLDSEDIKDIQRRLEAAKKEEELKWFLAELFDSSSSVALINAELDSKDKDFNALHSMLQEKINSIESSIKKNSSSKKVFGWSRLYVAHARYFLDAAYFYQKDGQVIVAKEKLKNGLSLAYLSEALYDSATDIYSYYGTFSESQYIKGQGGNILNVNLTPSDNQQALFNLIMGTVIVALIVFVILLLYSNYLNYSVKPKYQAERIKKLQLRLDEALASGRISQEKHSELSSEYKKELELVEGSLKSKSTHLIDIDRFREELKAKDRSLAGLKRLYGRGLISEQEYKKRMDSYTKEKSQLLKEERKEERELKKDEEPKIDLSKLEKEEIKAEQTPKSKPKPKRKSNGKKTKKKK; encoded by the coding sequence ATGAAGAAGTTTTTTTTGGTTTTCGTTCTTTTAATTCTGTTCTCTTTTAATGTTTCTGCTGTAATCACCAATGGCTCAATGAAGATTTTTGCTGTGACAGGGGATGGAGGAGCAATCTCTGCTGACTTAACGCTTACAATTGAGCCCGGAACAGGAAAGATCTGGTCTTCAGTAAACCCTTTGGTTGGAACTACCACTCAAAGCGCTGAAAGGACTGCATTAAAGCTTGCAAGAAATTATTACAGCAAAATTGAAGATTACGATTACAAGTTTGACATTAATTCTGATGCCTCAATGGTTGAAGGCCCTAGCGCTGGAGCAGCAATGGCACTGCTTACAATTTCAATGCTTGAAGACAAGAAATTGGATGCAAGGGTTGGAATTACTGGCACGATCTCAGAGGACGGCACTGTAGGCAGCGTTGCAGGAGTCTTTGAAAAATCAAAGGAGGCGGCCAGGACAGGAATAAGGCTTTTCATGATTCCTAAAGGCTCAGCAAAACAGATGATCAAAACAGACAGCACAGTAAAAAACATTAATTTGGTTGATTATGCTATTCAGGAATGGACTCTGAAGGTAGTTGAAGTTCAGGGCATTGATGAAGTGCTTAAACTTGCTTTCACTCCAATAGAGCAGATTGACGTCAACAAGGGCTCTGCAGGGCCTGAAGAAATCTTTGAGCCAAAGCCTATCCCTCTTGATTCAAGCCTTTATCCAATGCAGTCACTTACAAAAGAAATGATTGAGGAAACAAAGGAAAGAATAAATGAAGCAAAGGCTTCACTCTCAAACACAAGGCTTTCAGATCAGGCCCAAATAAATTTCCTGTTAAGCATGCTGAATTCAGCTGAAAGCACTTTAAAGGAAACACAAAGCCTTTATGATAATAATTACCTTTACTCTGCTGCAAACAATGCCTTCCTTGCGAATGTTTATGCTTCTCTTGTAAAAGATGTTTCTGATAACCCTTCTCTTTTGGATGATAGTTCAACCTTGTTTAAGAGAAGGCTTGAGGAATTAGGCAATGATATAACCAATTTGAAGGCAAACCTTGACTCTTTTGTTCCTATTGATCAGTTAGACTGGTATATTGCAGCACAGGAAAGGCTTGCTTGGAGCCAGTTGAATTTGGAGAAATTGCAGCAGCCCAAAACAACAATTGTAGTTGATATTAGGGAAGGGTCAACAACTAATTCTACTGCCCTGGAAGACATTCAGGACTACGAGTTCGCTGTAAGCTGGTATAAGGCTTCAAAAAGCTTTTATGAGATAGCAAAGAACTCTACTGCAATGGTAAAGCCTGACGACCACTTTAAAGGGGCATCAGACAATTACTTGGTTAATGCAGAGAACGGCATCAAGGTATTAGATTCAGAGGACATTAAAGACATTCAGAGAAGGCTTGAGGCAGCAAAAAAAGAGGAAGAACTGAAATGGTTTCTGGCTGAACTCTTTGATTCAAGCTCTTCTGTTGCATTAATTAACGCTGAATTAGACTCAAAAGACAAAGACTTTAATGCCCTTCATTCAATGCTCCAAGAAAAAATAAATTCAATTGAATCTTCAATTAAAAAGAATTCAAGCTCAAAGAAGGTCTTCGGCTGGAGCAGACTTTACGTTGCTCACGCAAGATACTTCCTTGATGCAGCATACTTCTATCAGAAGGACGGGCAGGTAATAGTTGCAAAAGAAAAATTAAAGAACGGCTTGAGCCTTGCTTATCTCTCAGAGGCATTGTATGATTCAGCAACAGACATTTACTCTTATTATGGCACCTTCAGTGAGTCCCAATACATAAAGGGGCAAGGAGGGAATATTTTAAATGTTAATTTAACCCCTTCAGATAACCAGCAAGCTCTCTTCAATTTAATTATGGGGACTGTGATCGTCGCATTAATTGTTTTTGTGATCCTCCTGCTGTACAGCAATTACCTGAATTATTCTGTTAAGCCCAAGTACCAGGCTGAAAGAATCAAGAAACTTCAATTGAGATTGGATGAAGCCCTTGCTTCAGGAAGGATTTCACAGGAAAAGCACTCTGAGCTGAGCTCTGAGTACAAGAAGGAATTGGAATTAGTTGAAGGCTCTCTTAAATCCAAGTCCACTCACTTGATTGACATTGACAGGTTCAGGGAGGAACTGAAGGCAAAGGACAGAAGCCTTGCAGGCCTGAAAAGGCTTTATGGCAGAGGCTTAATTTCAGAGCAGGAGTACAAGAAGAGAATGGATTCCTACACGAAAGAGAAATCCCAGCTCCTAAAAGAAGAGAGAAAGGAAGAAAGGGAACTGAAGAAAGACGAAGAACCCAAAATTGATTTAAGTAAATTAGAAAAAGAAGAAATAAAGGCAGAGCAAACCCCCAAATCAAAACCTAAACCCAAGAGAAAGTCCAACGGAAAGAAAACTAAAAAGAAGAAATGA
- the rpl12p gene encoding 50S ribosomal protein P1, with amino-acid sequence MEYVYAAMLLHSAKKSIDEKNVTSVLEAAGIKADPARVKALIASLKEVNIDEAIKSASIMPSVSAPAQPPAQEAKAEKKEEKKEEAKTEEEAAAGLGALFG; translated from the coding sequence ATGGAATACGTTTATGCTGCAATGCTGCTTCACTCAGCAAAGAAAAGCATTGACGAAAAAAATGTTACTTCAGTCCTTGAAGCCGCAGGAATTAAAGCCGACCCTGCAAGGGTTAAGGCTTTGATTGCTTCACTGAAGGAAGTCAACATTGACGAGGCAATAAAGAGCGCTTCAATAATGCCTTCAGTTTCTGCTCCAGCTCAACCTCCAGCACAAGAAGCCAAGGCAGAAAAAAAGGAAGAAAAGAAAGAAGAAGCCAAAACCGAAGAAGAAGCAGCAGCCGGACTAGGAGCATTATTCGGCTGA
- a CDS encoding 50S ribosomal protein L10: MTRHTKKWKHAELEELKQLAEKYPVIALADISSFPAALFQDTRKLLKPKAVIKVSKARVVKKALSESKVKGLGLDEMISGSIAVIFTELNPFELYAVLKKNKGSMSAKAGMIAPFDLIVPAGDTGLPPGPALSDLKQAGINARIQGATIMIPEDTVVCKKGAIVSKPAAGTLNKLNIKPIKVGLNLIGVLEGKQIFKAGVLDIDEAKVFGEFRQAHLNALNLALNSYYITGETVKHLLFKAFIDSLSLSLNAGIYNEETVNEFIKKADIEAKLLKEKIKE; encoded by the coding sequence ATGACACGCCATACAAAGAAGTGGAAGCATGCAGAATTAGAGGAATTAAAGCAGTTGGCAGAAAAATACCCTGTAATTGCATTGGCTGACATTTCAAGTTTCCCTGCTGCATTATTTCAGGACACAAGAAAACTGCTTAAGCCCAAGGCAGTAATAAAGGTTTCAAAGGCAAGAGTGGTAAAAAAGGCTTTGAGTGAATCCAAAGTGAAAGGGCTTGGCCTGGATGAAATGATTTCTGGCTCTATTGCAGTAATTTTCACTGAATTGAATCCTTTCGAGCTTTATGCAGTGCTCAAGAAAAACAAGGGAAGCATGAGCGCAAAAGCAGGAATGATTGCCCCATTCGATTTAATTGTCCCGGCAGGAGACACTGGCCTTCCCCCAGGTCCAGCTTTAAGCGATTTAAAGCAAGCTGGAATCAATGCAAGAATTCAAGGCGCAACAATAATGATTCCAGAGGACACAGTTGTCTGCAAGAAAGGCGCAATTGTCTCAAAGCCTGCTGCTGGCACTTTAAATAAATTGAATATTAAACCAATAAAGGTTGGATTGAATTTGATTGGGGTCCTTGAAGGAAAACAAATATTCAAGGCCGGAGTATTAGACATAGATGAAGCAAAGGTTTTCGGGGAATTCAGGCAGGCGCACTTGAATGCATTGAACCTGGCATTGAATTCCTATTATATTACAGGCGAAACAGTAAAGCACTTGCTTTTCAAGGCCTTCATTGATTCCTTGAGCCTTTCACTGAACGCCGGAATTTACAACGAGGAAACAGTAAATGAATTCATCAAGAAGGCAGACATTGAGGCAAAATTGTTAAAGGAGAAAATCAAGGAGTGA
- a CDS encoding 50S ribosomal protein L1, translating to MDKKEVLEALQKARDKGKTRKFRQSVDLTINFKGIDFKKDTNRIDLEVVLPHQEAKKVRALVFVRDKGFASSLKGIVERVIMENEIQALDKKQVQELADSVDVLLAEGPVMITVGKFLGQILAPRGKMPKPVQPDVKAVQQFVSKSSSTTRITNKKGKFMPVIHLSVGNEKMPDEQLAENILSVYEAVEAKLPGKKQNVKSVFVKLTMGPPVKVGEVQKGEAQ from the coding sequence TTGGATAAAAAGGAAGTACTAGAAGCATTGCAGAAGGCCCGCGACAAAGGCAAGACAAGGAAATTCAGGCAGTCTGTTGACTTGACAATCAATTTCAAGGGAATTGACTTTAAGAAGGACACCAACAGGATTGACTTGGAGGTAGTATTGCCTCACCAGGAAGCAAAAAAGGTCAGGGCACTGGTTTTCGTGCGCGACAAAGGCTTTGCTTCTTCCCTGAAGGGAATTGTTGAAAGGGTAATAATGGAGAACGAAATTCAGGCCCTTGACAAAAAGCAGGTCCAAGAGCTTGCTGACTCTGTTGATGTATTGCTTGCTGAAGGCCCTGTGATGATTACTGTAGGAAAATTTTTGGGTCAAATTCTGGCTCCAAGAGGCAAGATGCCTAAGCCTGTTCAGCCTGATGTCAAGGCTGTGCAGCAATTTGTTTCAAAGAGTTCGAGCACTACAAGGATTACAAACAAGAAAGGCAAATTCATGCCTGTAATTCACTTGAGTGTAGGCAACGAGAAAATGCCTGACGAGCAATTGGCTGAAAACATTCTTTCAGTTTATGAGGCAGTTGAAGCAAAGCTGCCTGGAAAAAAGCAGAACGTAAAATCTGTTTTTGTGAAACTGACAATGGGCCCCCCAGTAAAGGTTGGCGAAGTGCAGAAAGGTGAAGCACAATGA